A genomic region of Sulfurospirillum tamanense contains the following coding sequences:
- a CDS encoding type II toxin-antitoxin system RelE/ParE family toxin yields MGEGVSEARVDLGPGYRLYYFIRGKTIVIVLHGGSKAHQQKDIDKAKALAKEFK; encoded by the coding sequence GTGGGCGAGGGCGTGTCCGAAGCAAGGGTAGATCTTGGACCTGGCTATAGGCTTTATTATTTCATCAGGGGAAAGACAATTGTGATTGTGTTGCATGGCGGTTCAAAAGCCCATCAACAAAAAGATATTGACAAAGCCAAGGCACTGGCAAAGGAGTTTAAATAA